GCGGCGAAGGGGTCGCCGGGCCGTTCCATCAGGTTCATCAGCATGGCGTGCGTTACCGTGAAGCTTGACGTCAGGGGGTCGGGGACAGATTCCACCAGCCGCTTGAAGGTGGGCTCACCCCAGGAAACAAAACCCTCGGGCGGCTTTTTCTTGACCACCTGGCGGAGTTTCTTCTGGTCGTCACCGAACTTGGCCGTGGCCTTCGCCATGGCCTTGACGTTCTCGACCACGTGCTCGGGTGCCTGCACCACCACCGTCCCGGCGGTGTCATAGCCCGCCCTGCCGGCCCGGCCCGCAATCTGGTGGAACTCACGTGAGTTGAGCAGGCGGGTGCGGACGCCGTCGTACTTGCTCAGGGCGGTGAGCAGCACGGTACGTATGGGGACGTTGATACCCACGCCCAGCGTGTCCGTCCCGCAGATCACCTTCAATAGTCCTGCCTGGGCCAGCTGCTCCACCAGCCGTCGGTACTTGGGCAGCATGCCGGCGTGGTGTACGCCGATTCCGTGCCGCACCAGCCGGTTCAGCGTCTTGCCAAACCCGGCGGCGAACCGGAAATTGGCAATGAGCTCTGCGATCCGGTCCTTTTCCTCCCGGGTGCACACGTTGATGCTCATCAGGTTCTGGGCACGGTCAATCGCCTCAAGCTGGCTGAAGTGCACCACATAGACCGGCACCTGCTTCGTGGAGAGCAGTTCCTCCAGCGTCTCGTGGACCGGGGTCTGGTGGTAGTAGTAGTGCAGCGGAATGGGCCGCTCGGCAGAACTCACCGTGGTGGTGGCCCGGCCCGTCAGCGACGTCAGCCCCTCCTCGAAGCGGCTGACGTCACCCAGGGTGGCGGACATCAGCAGGAACTGTGCCTGCGGAAGCTCCAGGAGCGGGACCTGCCAGGCCCAGCCGCGCTGCGGGTCGGAGTAGAAATGGAACTCGTCCATGATCACTGCGCCGAGTTCGGCTGCAGCGCCCTCCCGCAATGCGATGTTGGCCAGGATTTCCGCGGTGCAGCAGATGATGGGTGCATCCTGGTTGACCCCGGAGTCACCGGTGATCATGCCCACGTTCTCCGCGCCGAAAATGTCGCAGAGCGCAAAGAACTTTTCGGACACCAGCGCCTTGATCGGGGCGGTGTAGTAGCTCCGCCGTCCCTGGGCCATGGCCTGGAAGTGCGCGGCGATCGCCACCAGCGACTTCCCGGACCCCGTGGGCGTGGCCAGGATGACGTTCGCGCCCGTTGCCAGCTCCATGATGGCTTCGTCCTGGGCCGGGTACAGCGACAGGCCGCGGGTTTCCGTCCACTCCACGAACCGGGTGTAAAGGGCGTCGGGGTCGACGGCGGCGGTGTTGGGGACGGACAGATCGCTCAGCTGGTCAACGAGTTTCATTGACTTAAACCTTAGTGCCACGTTGCGGGCGAATCAGGCGGTCCGGCCGGGTTAGGCTACGCCTGGCCGCCGTGCATGCCAGAACCTGGAGAAAATCATGAAATGGGACCCCGCAAAGTACGTCAAATTCGATGACCACCGGAACAGGCCGTTCTTCGACCTGACTGGCCGGATCCATGCTGACCGCCCCGTGCGGGTGGTCGACCTTGGCTGCGGGCCGGGGAACCTGACAGCTGCCCTGGCCGAACGCTGGCCCGGCGCCCAGGTGGTTGGCCTGGATTCCTCCGCGGAGATGTTGGCAAAGGCCGCCCCGCTGGCGCAGGCATTCCCCGCCCTGAGGTTCGAACATGCCGACATCGCCGAATGGATGCCCACTGGGGAGACAGACGTCGTGGTGAGCAACGCAGCCCTGCAGTGGGTGCCGGACCACCAGGACCTGATGCGCAGGTGGCTGAAGGCCCTCCGCCCGGGAGCCTGGTTCGCCATGCAGGTGCCGGGCAACTTCAACGCCCCCTCGCATTCCCTGATGCGGGAACTCGCGGCGTCCGACCGTTGGGCGGCCAAGCTGGGCGGCGTGCTGCGCGGCGGGGAGTCGGTGGGGGAGCCCGCGGACTACCTGGGCATCCTGCTCGACGCCGGCTGTGCGGCGGATGCCTGGGAAACGAGCTACCAGCAGGTCCTGCAGGGGCCCGACCCCGTGCTGGAGTGGGTCCGCGGCACGGCACTGCGGCCGGTTATGGCCGTCCTTCGCGACGACGACGCCAGGCATTTCGAAGCGGAGTACGCAGCCGCCCTCCGGGAGGCCTACCCCCAGGGGGCGCACGGCACCGTATTTCCATTCCGGCGGATCTTTGCCGTGGGCCGCAAGGAGGAGTAGGGGCCCGGACGCCGTGTTTTCCAGCACGTCACAGGACATGACAGCGCCTGAAAGTGATCTGGCTTACAATGGCCACTGTGCTTTGGGGTCAAGCCGCTGGCCCCCTCTTCGGCCGTAGGCATCTGCAGGGGGTATTTTGCTGGTCGGACTCTTAAAGCGGCAGCTTGCCGGCAAACACGCGCAGTTGTGGGCGATCGTTGTGCTCCAGCTTGTCCAGGCAGGCGCGAACTTGTTGCTGCCTACCGTGAACGCGGCCATCATCGATGACGGGATCGTGGCGGGCAAGCCCGACGTGATCTCACGGCTCGGCATGCTCATGGCCGCCATCGCCGTGGTCCAGGCAGCCTCCGCCATCGCGGCGGGCTACCTCGGAGCCGTCGTTGCCATGAGTATCGGGCACCGGCTGCGGGCAGAGGTGTTCAGCCGGATCCAGACGCTGTCCTCCCAGGACGTGGCCCTGTTCGGAACCCAAAGCCTGACCACCCGCGCCACGAACGATGTCCAGCAGATCCAGGCGTTCGCCCTGCTTGTCTTCACCATGCTCTTCGCGGGGCCGGCCATGGGCATCGGCGGGATAGTGCTGGCCGTCCAGCAGGACGTGGTGCTGTCCGTCGTCGTCATCGTCATCGTGCCCCTGCTGCTGCTGATCATGTATCTGATCGTCCGCCGGCTCATTCCGCTCTACCGGGAGGGCCAGGAACTGCTGGACCGGTCCGGCGGCATCCTGCGCGAACAGATCATCGGTGTGGATGTGATCCGCGCCTTCGTCCGCCAGGGCCATGAAGGGCGGCGTTTCGCGGCGGTCAACGCACGGTTGACCGCCAACAACCTCCGATCGGCGCTCCTGGTGGCCGGGATGCTGCCGATGATCATGCTGGTGGTCAACACCAGTTCGGTTGCCGTGGTGTGGTTCGGGGGCCACCGTATCCAGTCAGGACTCATGAACCTCGGAGCGCTCACGGCGTTCATCGCCTACATCATGCAGATCCTGCTGGCAATCATGATGTCCATGTATGTGCTGATGACGGCGCCGCGGGCAGCCGTCTGCGCCGAACGTATCCAGGCGGTGCTGGACACCGAGCCCTCCGTCACCAGTCCGGCCGGGCCGCAGCAGCTCCGGCCCGACCTGTCACAGCCGGCAACCCTGGCCTTCCACGGCGTTGGCTTCTCCTACCCGGGAGCAGAAGCTCCCGTGCTTGCGGACATCAGCTTTACCGCGGCTCCCGGTACCACCACCGCAATCGTGGGCGCAACCGGGAGCGGCAAGACCACGCTGCTGAACCTGATTCCACGGTTCCTCGACCCCACCCAGGGCCGCATCTTGCTGGCCGGCCACGACATTTGGGACCTGCCCCTGGACCAGCTGCGCGCAGCGATGGCCATCGTGCCCCAGCATTCCCACCTGTTCACCGGCACTATCGCCGACAACCTGCGGATGGCCGCGCCTGGGGCCACGGACGGGGAACTGTGGACGGCCCTGGAAACGGCGCAGACCATGCGGTTCATGGATGACCTCCCGCTGGGTCTTGCCACTCCCGTGGGCCAGGGAGGCGCCAGCCTGTCCGGCGGGCAGCGGCAAAGGCTGTGCATCGCCCGGGCGTTGTTGCGAAAGGCGCCCCTCTACCTGTTTGACGACAGCTTCTCCGCCCTCGACTACGACACGGACACCAGGCTGCGGCAGGCCCTGGAACAGGCGCTCGCCGCCGCGACGGTGGTCATCGTGGCCGAGCGCATTTCAGCCGTGGAGGACGCGGACCTCATCCTGGTGCTCGACGACGGCCGCCTCGTTGCGCAGGGAACGCACCGGGAGTTGCTGGAAACGTCCGCCACCTACCGCGAGATTGCAGAATCCCAGCTCGCGCTGGACGGCACGCTGTGACGGCTGGGGAAGAAGCCGGGGAAACGGCGTACAGGTTCTGGCCAACGGCCGACAGGCTCCTCGGCCTCCTGCGCCCCTTCCGGCTCCAGATGCTCGGAGCGGTGGGATCCACCTGTGCCTTTGCCGTCCTCAACGTCGCGGCACCCAAGTACCTCGGTGATGCCACCGACGAGGTGGTGGAGGGCGTCCTCCAGGGCAGCCTGGACCAACGCCTCGGAGCCCTCCTGGCAGCCGTGGCGACGATGTACGTCTTTGCTTCCCTGTTCAACTGGGTCCAGGGCGCGTTGACCGCCCGGGCCGTGCAGGGGCTCATGTACCGCCTGCGCGCGTCGGTGGAGGACAAGCTGCACCGGCTGCCCTCCACCTACTTCCGCGAACGCTCCCGCGGTGACGTGCTGAGCCGTGCCACCAACGACATCGACAACATCGCCCAGGCCCTGAACCAGGTCCTGACCCAGCTCATCGTGTCGGTCCTGATGCTGTGCGGCTCGCTGGCCATGATGCTGTGGATCTCACCGCTGCTCGCGGCCATCGCCATTGCCACCGTCCCCGTCTCCACATTGATCACGGTCCTGGTGGCCAGGCGGTCCCAGGAGCATTTTGCCCGGCAGTGGAAGGAGACCGGGGAACTGAACAGCCACGTGGAGGAATTCATCAGTGGCCACGAAGTCATCAAGGCTTTCGGCCGGCAGGAACAGGCGGCGGACGTCTTCACCCGCAGCAATGGACGCCTGGCGCGGGCGGCAGCCAAGGCGCAGTACTCAGCCGGGGTGGTCCAGCCACTGATGGTGCTGATGTCCAACCTCAACTACATCGCGGTTGCCGTGGTGGGGGCCCTGCAGGTCATCGCAGGCGCCATGACCATCGGGGGAGTCCAGGCCTTCATCCAGTTCAGCCGGCTGTTCACCCAGCCGGTGGGCCAGATCGGCGGGCTGTTGAACGTCATGCAGTCGTGCGCGGCGTCGGCCGCCAGGGTATTCGTCCTCCTGGACGCCGGCGAAGACCCGCCGGAGCCGGGCGGGCAGGGTGCCGCCACCCCGGCCGGCGGCCGCATAACCTTCCATGACGTCACCTTCGGCTACCCCGGATCCGTGCCCGCCGTCCGCAACCTCACCTTCACCGTGGAGCCGGGGCAGGCAGTAGCCATCGTGGGACACACCGGCGCAGGCAAGAGCACCGTGGTGAATCTCCTCATGCGGTTCCTGGAACCCTCATCCGGCGTGATCACCATGGGCGGGCAGGACATTGCCGCAATTCCCCGGGACCAGTTGCGGGCGCAGTTCGGTGTGGTCCTCCAGGATTCCTGGCTCTTCGACGGCAGCATCCGCGAAAATATCGCCTACGGCCTGCCTGGCGCGCCGGATGCTGCCATCGTCGCTGCCGCTGAGGCCACCCACGCGGACCGCTTCATCAGGTCGCTGCCCCACGGATACGGAACGGTGCTGGAAAACGGCGGGGAGCCGCTCAGCCAGGGCCAGCGGCAACTGCTCACCATCGCCCGGGCGCAGCTTGCGGGGCGGGCCGTCCTGGTCCTGGACGAAGCAACCAGTTCCGTGGATTCCAGGACGGAATTGCTCATCCGCCAGGCGATGCAGAGGCTCCGCCACGGACGGACGAGCTTCATGATCGCCCACCGTTTGTCCACTATCCGCAACGCTGATCTAATTCTCGTCATGGACCACGGACGCATCGTTGAGCAGGGTACGCATGCAAGCCTGCTTGCCGCCAACAGTTACTACGCCAAGCTGTACAACGCCCAGTTTGCCGAACGGGACGGCAGGGCAGAGGTCCTGGAGAACGGCCTGTGAGCGCCGCCGGAGAGTTTCCCGGTTCCTGGCGGCCCAATCCGGCCAGCAGCGTGGCGCTGTTCGAACAGCTGCGGCTCCAGGTCATCCATCTGGCGGACAACGGCGCCCTGGCGCCGGGTACCAGGCTCCCTGCGGTGCGGGCCCTTGCAGAGAAACTCGACGTCGCCCCGCACACCGTGGCAAGGGCGTACAAGGAACTGGAGGCGGCCGGCATCGTTGCCACCCGGGGACGCAACGGGACCGTGGTCTCGGCACGTGACGAGAGGCTGGGTGGCCTGTCCGAGGCCGCTGCCGCCTATGCCGCCGTCGCCAAATCCCAGGGCGCCAGCTTCGCCGAGGCCGTGAAACTCCTGGCCGCCGCCTACGATGTTCCCTGAGGGCGGAACCGTCGATGTTCGAAAAAGTTTTCGATTAGCATTATGGGGTGCCTAAAGCCTTAGCTGAAGAAACCCCTGCCCCCGCCACCTCCCTCGCCGTCCCCCCTGCTGCCTCCCTGCAGCGTCCGGACCTCTCCCGCCTCGTGGTGAAGGGCGCGCGGGAGCACAACCTGCGCAACGTGGACCTCGACCTGCCGCGTGATGCCATGATCGTCTTCACCGGCCTCTCGGGCTCCGGGAAGTCCTCGCTGGCATTCGACACCATTTTCGCCGAAGGCCAGCGGCGCTACGTTGAATCCCTCTCCGCTTACGCACGCCAGTTCCTGGGCCAGGTGGACAAGCCTGACGTCGATTTCATCGAAGGCCTCTCCCCGGCGGTCTCCATCGACCAGAAATCCACCAGCAAGAACCCCCGGTCAACGGTGGGCACCATCACCGAAATCTACGACTACATGCGACTGTTGTGGGCGCGTGTTGGCAGGCCGCACTGCCCGGTCTGCGGCGAGCCGGTGTCCAAGCAGACCCCGCAGCAGATCGTGGACCAGCTCCTTGAACTCGACGAGGGCACACGCTTCCAGGTCCTGGCACCGGTGGTGCGCGGACGCAAGGGCGAGTTCGTGGACCTCTTCAAGGAACTGACGGCAAAGGGATATTCGCGGGCACGGGTGGACGGCAACCTGGTCCAGCTGAGCGATCCTCCCAAGCTCGGCAAGCAGTTCAAGCACACCATCGAAGTAGTAGTGGACCGCCTGGTGGTCAAGGAAGGCATCAGCCAACGGCTCACGGACTCCATCGAAACAGCCCTTGGGCTGTCCGAGGGCCGCGTCCTGGCCGAATTCGTGGACCTCGAAGCCGATGCGCCGGGACGGATCCGGGCGTTCTCCGAAAACCTTGCATGCCCCAACGAGCACCCGCTCGCCATCGATGAGATCGAGCCCCGCTCGTTCTCATTCAACAACCCGTTCGGCGCCTGCGCCGCCTGCAGTGGAATCGGCACCCGGCTTGAGGTTGATGAGGAACTCATCGTGCCCAACCCGGAGCTGTCCCTGTCGGAGGGCGCCATCGCACCATGGTCGCTGGGCACGGCCACCACCGAATACTGGAACCGGCTCCTGGAAGGCCTGGCCAAGGAAGTGGGCTTCTCCATGGCCACGCCGTGGGAGAAGCTGGGCAAGGATGTACGCCAGACCATCCTGCATGGCAAGGACCACAAGGTGGTGGTGCAGTACCGCAACCGCTTTGGCCGCGAACGCAAGTACAGCACCGGGTTCGAAGGCGCCATCCAGTACGTCCACCGCAAGCACGGCGAGACCGATTCGGACTGGGCCCGCGACCGCTACGAGGAATACATGCGGCAGGTTCCCTGCCCCGCCTGCAACGGCGCACGCCTCAACCCGGCATCCTTGTCGGTGCTGATCAACGGCAAGTCCATCGCCGAGGTGGCCGCGCTGCCCATGCGGGATTGCGCGGAGTTCCTGAACAACCTGGTGTTGACCGGGCGCGAAGCCCAGATCGCCCACCAGGTCCTCAAGGAGATCCAGGCCCGCCTGACGTTCCTCCTGGACGTTGGACTGGAGTACCTCAACCTCGAGCGTCCGTCCGCCACCCTCTCCGGCGGCGAAGCGCAGCGCATCAGGCTCGCCACCCAGATCGGGTCCGGCCTGGTGGGCGTCCTCTACGTCCTGGACGAACCCTCCATCGGCCTGCACCAGCGGGACAACCGCCGGCTGATCGAAACCCTCACCCGGCTCCGCGACATGGGAAACACCCTCATCGTCGTGGAGCACGACGAAGACACCATCCACGTTGCTGACTGGATCGTGGACATCGGACCCGGCGCCGGCGAGCACGGCGGCCAGGTTGTCCACTCCGGGACCTACAAGGAGCTGCTGGACAACAAGGAATCGCTGACCGGCGACTACCTGTCCGGCCGCAAGGCCATCGAGGTACCGAAGAAACGCCGTAAATACGACAAAAAGCGTGAGATCAAAGTGGTGGGCGCGCGGGAGAACAACCTCCTGAACGTCGACGCAGCCTTCCCGCTGGGACTCTTCACCGCGGTGACCGGCGTGAGTGGTTCGGGCAAATCCACGCTCGTCAACGAGATCCTCTACAAGGTGCTGGCGAACAAACTCAACGGGGCCAAGCAGGTGGCGGGCCGGCACAAGACCGTGCAGGGCCTGGAACACCTGGACAAGGTGGTCCACGTGGACCAGAGCCCCATCGGCCGTACCCCGCGGTCCAACCCGGCCACGTACACGGGCGTGTTCGACAACATCCGCAAGCTCTTCGCCGAGACCACCGAAGCAAAGGTGCGTGGCTACCTTCCCGGGCGGTTCTCCTTCAACGTCAAGGGCGGACGCTGCGAGGCATGCTCCGGTGACGGCACGCTGAAGATCGAGATGAACTTCCTGCCGGACGTCTACGTGCCGTGCGAGGTGTGCCACGGTGCCCGCTACAACCGGGAAACCCTGGAGGTGCATTACAAGGGCAAGACCATCGCCGACGTCCTCAACATGCCCATCGAGGAGGGCGCGGAGTTCTTTGCGGCGTTCTCACCCATCGCACGCCACCTGAACACCCTGGTGGACGTGGGACTGGGCTACGTCCGCCTGGGCCAGCTTACCACCACCCTCTCCGGCGGTGAGGCGCAACGGGTCAAGCTTGCGGCAGAACTGCAGAAGCGGTCCAACGGCCGCAGCATCTACGTCCTGGACGAGCCAACAACAGGCCTGCACTTCGAGGACATCCGGAAGCTGCTCATGGTCCTGCAGGGGCTGGTGGACAAGGGCAACACGGTGATCACCATCGAACACAACCTGGACGTCATCAAGAGCGCCGACTGGCTGGTGGACCTCGGGCCGGACGGCGGCTCCGGCGGCGGCCAGATCGTCGCGGCGGGAACGCCGGAGCAGGTGGCCAAGTCCTCCACCAGCCACACCGGAAAGTTCCTGGCCGAAATACTCGGCTGACCGACGGAAACCGCATGGAAGTATTCCTGGACGGGAATGCGAGTTTCAGGCATTCCTGCTGTCGTGAGAAACTAACCCGGTGACTTCAACAACAGTGCCCGTGATCTTTGACCTGGACGGCACTCTTGTCGATCCGGCCGGTGGAATAACTGAAGGGATTGCCTCAGCCCTCCGCGGGCTGGGGCTCCCGGTTCCCGGCCAGGACCTGCTCGATTCGATGATTGGCCCCAAGCTGAGCGATTCCCTGCTCAACGTGGCAAACGTGCCCGCGGAGCGCGTGGAAGAGGTGGTCCACCGGTACCGCG
This region of Arthrobacter sp. DNA4 genomic DNA includes:
- a CDS encoding ABC transporter ATP-binding protein, whose product is MTAGEEAGETAYRFWPTADRLLGLLRPFRLQMLGAVGSTCAFAVLNVAAPKYLGDATDEVVEGVLQGSLDQRLGALLAAVATMYVFASLFNWVQGALTARAVQGLMYRLRASVEDKLHRLPSTYFRERSRGDVLSRATNDIDNIAQALNQVLTQLIVSVLMLCGSLAMMLWISPLLAAIAIATVPVSTLITVLVARRSQEHFARQWKETGELNSHVEEFISGHEVIKAFGRQEQAADVFTRSNGRLARAAAKAQYSAGVVQPLMVLMSNLNYIAVAVVGALQVIAGAMTIGGVQAFIQFSRLFTQPVGQIGGLLNVMQSCAASAARVFVLLDAGEDPPEPGGQGAATPAGGRITFHDVTFGYPGSVPAVRNLTFTVEPGQAVAIVGHTGAGKSTVVNLLMRFLEPSSGVITMGGQDIAAIPRDQLRAQFGVVLQDSWLFDGSIRENIAYGLPGAPDAAIVAAAEATHADRFIRSLPHGYGTVLENGGEPLSQGQRQLLTIARAQLAGRAVLVLDEATSSVDSRTELLIRQAMQRLRHGRTSFMIAHRLSTIRNADLILVMDHGRIVEQGTHASLLAANSYYAKLYNAQFAERDGRAEVLENGL
- the uvrA gene encoding excinuclease ABC subunit UvrA, translating into MPKALAEETPAPATSLAVPPAASLQRPDLSRLVVKGAREHNLRNVDLDLPRDAMIVFTGLSGSGKSSLAFDTIFAEGQRRYVESLSAYARQFLGQVDKPDVDFIEGLSPAVSIDQKSTSKNPRSTVGTITEIYDYMRLLWARVGRPHCPVCGEPVSKQTPQQIVDQLLELDEGTRFQVLAPVVRGRKGEFVDLFKELTAKGYSRARVDGNLVQLSDPPKLGKQFKHTIEVVVDRLVVKEGISQRLTDSIETALGLSEGRVLAEFVDLEADAPGRIRAFSENLACPNEHPLAIDEIEPRSFSFNNPFGACAACSGIGTRLEVDEELIVPNPELSLSEGAIAPWSLGTATTEYWNRLLEGLAKEVGFSMATPWEKLGKDVRQTILHGKDHKVVVQYRNRFGRERKYSTGFEGAIQYVHRKHGETDSDWARDRYEEYMRQVPCPACNGARLNPASLSVLINGKSIAEVAALPMRDCAEFLNNLVLTGREAQIAHQVLKEIQARLTFLLDVGLEYLNLERPSATLSGGEAQRIRLATQIGSGLVGVLYVLDEPSIGLHQRDNRRLIETLTRLRDMGNTLIVVEHDEDTIHVADWIVDIGPGAGEHGGQVVHSGTYKELLDNKESLTGDYLSGRKAIEVPKKRRKYDKKREIKVVGARENNLLNVDAAFPLGLFTAVTGVSGSGKSTLVNEILYKVLANKLNGAKQVAGRHKTVQGLEHLDKVVHVDQSPIGRTPRSNPATYTGVFDNIRKLFAETTEAKVRGYLPGRFSFNVKGGRCEACSGDGTLKIEMNFLPDVYVPCEVCHGARYNRETLEVHYKGKTIADVLNMPIEEGAEFFAAFSPIARHLNTLVDVGLGYVRLGQLTTTLSGGEAQRVKLAAELQKRSNGRSIYVLDEPTTGLHFEDIRKLLMVLQGLVDKGNTVITIEHNLDVIKSADWLVDLGPDGGSGGGQIVAAGTPEQVAKSSTSHTGKFLAEILG
- a CDS encoding trans-aconitate 2-methyltransferase, producing the protein MKWDPAKYVKFDDHRNRPFFDLTGRIHADRPVRVVDLGCGPGNLTAALAERWPGAQVVGLDSSAEMLAKAAPLAQAFPALRFEHADIAEWMPTGETDVVVSNAALQWVPDHQDLMRRWLKALRPGAWFAMQVPGNFNAPSHSLMRELAASDRWAAKLGGVLRGGESVGEPADYLGILLDAGCAADAWETSYQQVLQGPDPVLEWVRGTALRPVMAVLRDDDARHFEAEYAAALREAYPQGAHGTVFPFRRIFAVGRKEE
- a CDS encoding ABC transporter ATP-binding protein, whose translation is MLVGLLKRQLAGKHAQLWAIVVLQLVQAGANLLLPTVNAAIIDDGIVAGKPDVISRLGMLMAAIAVVQAASAIAAGYLGAVVAMSIGHRLRAEVFSRIQTLSSQDVALFGTQSLTTRATNDVQQIQAFALLVFTMLFAGPAMGIGGIVLAVQQDVVLSVVVIVIVPLLLLIMYLIVRRLIPLYREGQELLDRSGGILREQIIGVDVIRAFVRQGHEGRRFAAVNARLTANNLRSALLVAGMLPMIMLVVNTSSVAVVWFGGHRIQSGLMNLGALTAFIAYIMQILLAIMMSMYVLMTAPRAAVCAERIQAVLDTEPSVTSPAGPQQLRPDLSQPATLAFHGVGFSYPGAEAPVLADISFTAAPGTTTAIVGATGSGKTTLLNLIPRFLDPTQGRILLAGHDIWDLPLDQLRAAMAIVPQHSHLFTGTIADNLRMAAPGATDGELWTALETAQTMRFMDDLPLGLATPVGQGGASLSGGQRQRLCIARALLRKAPLYLFDDSFSALDYDTDTRLRQALEQALAAATVVIVAERISAVEDADLILVLDDGRLVAQGTHRELLETSATYREIAESQLALDGTL
- a CDS encoding GntR family transcriptional regulator, with translation MSAAGEFPGSWRPNPASSVALFEQLRLQVIHLADNGALAPGTRLPAVRALAEKLDVAPHTVARAYKELEAAGIVATRGRNGTVVSARDERLGGLSEAAAAYAAVAKSQGASFAEAVKLLAAAYDVP
- a CDS encoding RNA helicase, coding for MKLVDQLSDLSVPNTAAVDPDALYTRFVEWTETRGLSLYPAQDEAIMELATGANVILATPTGSGKSLVAIAAHFQAMAQGRRSYYTAPIKALVSEKFFALCDIFGAENVGMITGDSGVNQDAPIICCTAEILANIALREGAAAELGAVIMDEFHFYSDPQRGWAWQVPLLELPQAQFLLMSATLGDVSRFEEGLTSLTGRATTTVSSAERPIPLHYYYHQTPVHETLEELLSTKQVPVYVVHFSQLEAIDRAQNLMSINVCTREEKDRIAELIANFRFAAGFGKTLNRLVRHGIGVHHAGMLPKYRRLVEQLAQAGLLKVICGTDTLGVGINVPIRTVLLTALSKYDGVRTRLLNSREFHQIAGRAGRAGYDTAGTVVVQAPEHVVENVKAMAKATAKFGDDQKKLRQVVKKKPPEGFVSWGEPTFKRLVESVPDPLTSSFTVTHAMLMNLMERPGDPFAAARRLLTENHEPRSSQLRLMKKALGIYRELLAAEVIERIPPEEQGPDGRTVRLTVHLQPNFALNQPLSPFALAALDLLDPESPSYALDVVSVIEATLEKPRQILSAQQKKARGEAVAAMKADGIEYDQRMAMLDEVTYPQPLADILGEAFEVYRKAAPWVGDFELAPKSVVRDMYERAMNFGEFVQFYGLARSEGIVLRYLADAFKALRQTVPQDMLREDLEDLVAWLGELVRQVDSSLLDEWEELASGAAPTPHDAPPPPPPSLTSNIRAFRVMVRNEMFRRVELFADEDATALGELDAGSGWGAERWEDALDDYFDEHDDIGTGPDARGPGLLIITEEPGTWKVRQIFDDPAANHDWGISAEVDLADSDATGTAVVRVTDVNRL